The genomic DNA CGTCATTAAATTCATTTTTATCAATATTTGGAATTAAAGGATTATTTGAGAAAATATTTAGCGTGGTGCAATCAATAGCTTCAAGACAATACCCTGATCTATCAAATAGCTTTTCAATGGTATTTCTTGTAAAGAATCTTAAGTGCGTGTTGTCTAAAATCCCTAATTTTGTGTACTCAAATCGCCCTTGCAACAAAGCTAGCCGAATTGCTCCATGAGCAATATTTGGAATCGAGGCTACTACATATCCTTCTTGCTTCAAGAGCTGGTTAGTCTCTTTTAATACCTTCCAAGGATTACGAAGATGTTCCAAAACATCTCCAAATATGGCAACATCAAATTCCTGGTTTTTTAGAATTTCAGTAACAGATACAAAATCCAGGTCGGCAACAATTACCTCCTTGCAATGTTGTTCAGCAATCTTGGCAGCATCTGCGTTAATTTCTACCCCTGTAACAGTACAACCTCTCCTATTGAGCAGTTGAGCAAGATAACCAGTTGCACAACCAAAATCTACTACTTGCTTGTTTTCCCCAACTAAGCGGAGCATTTTCTTTAAGCTATGATTTTCATCAAGCGCCTCTTCCGTAATCTCTTCTGCTAATGGGTAATCTTTTTGCCAATTTTTATCCATGATATTGCTACTATTTATGCTGGCGTTCTTACTATTGATGAAGCTGGTTTGTTCACTTTCACAACCATTGGTTGATCAACTAAAGCATGGATACGCCTTCCTGTATCTGGAGGCAAGACTTGAAAGACTAATGCATTATCAATCCAATCAAAAGTCAAAGATTCATAACTTTCTGATCCAGCCACTGTTAAGCTGTACGAACCTGTTCTTAAGGGTAGATTGAATTTAAATTGAATTTCTAACAATTCCCCTGGCTCTAATCTGCTGATTGGAGTATTTTCCTCAAATGTATTGCTGCCAATCACCTCATTGCCATTCTTATCACACACATAAAAACCAACAATACAACTCCTAAGCGGAGCATAAACCCTTAACCTTGTAAACAAGGTTACTTCCTCGTTGAACCCAAAAATGGGGCTTTCACCTGCATTTTCACCTAAATGATTTAGCAGCTTGATCTCTTCAATTAAAGCCTTGCAGTTTCCTCGCCGTGAAAGTTTGCCAGAGGATTGCTGCCCAGATAGAGCCTCATCATTAGTCTGTATTGGAGGCTCTTCCTGAACAGCTATGACCTTACTTGCTTCATGGTTGGTTTGAGACTCTCCACCTACCTGGGTTAGACCTAGCTCCAACTCGGTAACTAGTTTCAGGTATTCGATGATGATTGTGTTTGGCAGTCCTAAAGCCTGTATTCGCCCGTCGTGAATCATGACAGCTTGATTGCACAGGGTTTTGATGGCTCCTGAATCGTGTGAAACAAATAGCGTTGTTACGCCTGAGTCCATCAAGGTTCGCATCCGGCGCATACAACGATGCTGAAATACTACATCTCCTACAGCCAAAGCTTCATCAACGATCAAAATCTCTGGATTAACATTGACTGCCACGGCAAATGCTAAACGGACAAACATACCGCTTGAATAGGTCCTAACAGGTTGGTCGATGAACTCACCAATATCTGCAAACCCAGCAATCTCGTCAAACTTATCTTCGATTTCCCTTTGGCTTAACCCTAGTAGCCGCCCATTGAAAAATACATTCTGTCGTCCCGTAAACTCTGGGTTAAACCCACTACCTAGTTCCAGCAGTGCCGAAATTCTTCCATTTACCCTGATTTCTCCAGTAGTGGGAGTTAAGGTTCCTGCAACTATTTGTAGTAGCGTACTCTTCCCAGAGCCATTCCTTCCAACGAAACCAACTGTTTGCCCTTTGGGAATTTCTAGGTTTATATCACGTAACGCCCAGAACTCATCTGCCCTACTTTTTCCGGGCAACAATATTTCCTTAAGCCTCTCTACCGGGTGAGCATAGCGCCTAAAGCATTTCGAAACATTGTTTAACGCAATTGCAATCTCACTCATCTCACCACTACTAAGCAATATCTAAAGGACATCAGCGAAAGCGGGACGTATACGCTTGTAAACCCACAAACCACCCAGAAATATTAATAGGGAAACCACTGAAGCGACTCCCAACTCACCCCAGTGGGTTACTTCTCCAACTAAGATAAGATCCCGGTAAACTTCTGAGATCGCGGTTAAGGGGTTCAACCAGAAAACCCAAGCTCGCCATTGTTCTGGGATGATAGAGGCTGGATAAATAATGGGAGTTACATAGAACCAAAGGTTGAGAATAACTCCTAGGGTTTGAGGAATGTCTCGTAAAAAAACTGTCAATCCTGCAAATATGTACCCTAACCCCGCAGTTAGCAGCAATTGCGGCAGCCAAACCAGCGGCAAGAGCCATAACGTGGTGTGTATTGTTTGAGAGGTTAGGGCCACAAGCAGGATCAAGGCCATCAGACCAAAGGTACTCTCCAAAAAGAGCGATAGAACTGGAACAAGTGGCAGTAAAGTGAGGGGAAACACAACCTTCTTAACCAGATTGGGCTGTGCAATGACGGATGACGCGGCTTGGATAACTCCACTAGAAAAGGCTATCCAGGGCAACAATCCTGCAAACAACCACAAGCCATACGTTAGATTGTTGTCGGGTAGCCCTTGAAGGCTAAGCTTGACCTTAAGAACAATCGAGAAAACGTAAGTGTAAATGAGTAACTGGGAAATTTGATTCAGTAAAGGCCATAAGTTGCCTAGGACAGAACCTTTGTACCGCGCTTCCATATCTCGCTGCACAAGTGCTTTGAGCAGATCTAGCTTGGCCCACCACCTAGGATTGATTGGTAGCCAACGAGCCAGGTTATTAACTCGGCGGACTACTCCTCTCATTGGTCTCAGCAACTTGCACGTCCTCACCCACTGCTTACACACCGAATCATGCTCACCGATCGCAGACTGTTATGCTGCTAATTACAGAGTCACCTATATGACATCTAGATTGATCCGTAATTTACTTTTTACTTATGAAGGTTGATCAAACTTCAGAGTTCCTGTTGTTTCGTCTAAGACAAGCCAAGGCGGTTCGCTTTTGCTCCTCATAGCCTTACTGCATGGTGTCGCTAACATACCTCAAGTTAAGATTTTATTCAAATTGTGGCTGAAGTGTATCTAAATGTTGCGTCACAGAAGTAACTGAAGGATCACTAGAGCGGCGAAAAATGACTGCATCGCTTAGTAAAAATGGCGACTTGATAAAGTAAGAGTATCTCTAAGTCTGAGAAAAAGCTGAGAAATTGTTTTTATCCTAGGGCTCGTTGTAAAGATTGCTGAATGACTTGGCGTTGTTCTTTATCGTAGCCCCAGCGATCCAGGAAGCTTTGATAGGAACCTTGACCAGAAGTGATACTATCTATCAAACTCTGACCTTTGGCTTGGACTGCGGTTAGCTGCAGCAGTTGGATTAAGTGATGAGTTCGCGATCGCACTCTATCTGACTCTTGGGCCGTAGCTTCATCCTGCTGGCGGCGGTGGAATACGGCCATTGCCGAGGCCATGGCTAGATTTTTGACTAGCAACTCAGCCACAAGGTCTGGAGCAGAGCGCAGAGCAGCCACAACTGCTGTATCCGGATGGTCTGCTAGTGTACCAGAATCCGTAAGATAGGTTACAAAAAAACCACGCGCTCCCGCTTCACTGCTAACTAAAGCAGCGATCGCCCGTTCTACTTCTGGCGCGGGCAGGGTACCCTGTTTCATATGAGCGAGCAGCGATTGAGTCAGGGCGATCGCTTGCTCAAAGGTCGTTCCTTCGGGGACTGTAAAGACAGATGTCATTGTTTTGAGCGAATCTCTGAGTATGATGATACTCAACTATGGCAATTATCTCTTCTAAGCAACAGCCATCGGAACCGGATCGGCAAACGGGAGTTAAGCCCCGTTCCCGACAGGTTGCTGTTAGCGGTAGTCCTTTGCTTTCCACTGCCGCACAGGAGTCATTGGTCCAACCGGAAGCTTGCCCCGAAGAAGCGGGTAAGCAGGAAGAACGGTTACGGCCTCAATGCTTGTCTGAGTATGTGGGTCAAAAAGACCTCAAAGAAGTCTTGGCGATCGCGATTCAAGCCGCTAAAGCACGCGCCGAGACACTAGACCATCTCCTGCTCTATGGGCCACCTGGTTTGGGCAAAACCACGATGTCACTGATTTTGGCATCGGAAATGGGTGTGAGCTGCAAAATTACCAGTGCTCCCGCTTTAGAGCGGCCTCGCGATATTGTCGGGCTGCTGATTAACTTGCAGCCTGGAGATATTCTATTTATAGATGAAATTCATCGGTTGCCGAGAGTGACAGAAGAAATTCTTTATCCAGCAATGGAAGATTTTCGGCTAGATGTCACAGTTGGCAAAGGTCAGAGTGCTCGCACTCGAAGTATTCCACTACCATCTTTTACTTTAGTTGGAGCTACCACACGAGTCGGTGCTTTAACTTCCCCCTTGCGCGATCGCTTTGGCCTGATTCAACGACTGCGCTTCTATGAACTTGATGAGTTGACCGAGATTGTGCGGCGGACTGGCTTAATTCTCCACACAGAGATTACTGAGGAGGGTGCGGCGGAAATTGCTCGTCGTTCTCGCGGTACGCCCCGGATTGCCAATCGCCTGCTGAAGCGGGTGCGAGACTATGTTGAAGTCAAAGGTGTAGGAACAATTACTCCAGCGATCGCGGCGGAAGCACTAGAA from Trichocoleus desertorum ATA4-8-CV12 includes the following:
- a CDS encoding ABC transporter ATP-binding protein, which gives rise to MSEIAIALNNVSKCFRRYAHPVERLKEILLPGKSRADEFWALRDINLEIPKGQTVGFVGRNGSGKSTLLQIVAGTLTPTTGEIRVNGRISALLELGSGFNPEFTGRQNVFFNGRLLGLSQREIEDKFDEIAGFADIGEFIDQPVRTYSSGMFVRLAFAVAVNVNPEILIVDEALAVGDVVFQHRCMRRMRTLMDSGVTTLFVSHDSGAIKTLCNQAVMIHDGRIQALGLPNTIIIEYLKLVTELELGLTQVGGESQTNHEASKVIAVQEEPPIQTNDEALSGQQSSGKLSRRGNCKALIEEIKLLNHLGENAGESPIFGFNEEVTLFTRLRVYAPLRSCIVGFYVCDKNGNEVIGSNTFEENTPISRLEPGELLEIQFKFNLPLRTGSYSLTVAGSESYESLTFDWIDNALVFQVLPPDTGRRIHALVDQPMVVKVNKPASSIVRTPA
- a CDS encoding ABC transporter permease, producing MRGVVRRVNNLARWLPINPRWWAKLDLLKALVQRDMEARYKGSVLGNLWPLLNQISQLLIYTYVFSIVLKVKLSLQGLPDNNLTYGLWLFAGLLPWIAFSSGVIQAASSVIAQPNLVKKVVFPLTLLPLVPVLSLFLESTFGLMALILLVALTSQTIHTTLWLLPLVWLPQLLLTAGLGYIFAGLTVFLRDIPQTLGVILNLWFYVTPIIYPASIIPEQWRAWVFWLNPLTAISEVYRDLILVGEVTHWGELGVASVVSLLIFLGGLWVYKRIRPAFADVL
- the ruvB gene encoding Holliday junction branch migration DNA helicase RuvB, which translates into the protein MAIISSKQQPSEPDRQTGVKPRSRQVAVSGSPLLSTAAQESLVQPEACPEEAGKQEERLRPQCLSEYVGQKDLKEVLAIAIQAAKARAETLDHLLLYGPPGLGKTTMSLILASEMGVSCKITSAPALERPRDIVGLLINLQPGDILFIDEIHRLPRVTEEILYPAMEDFRLDVTVGKGQSARTRSIPLPSFTLVGATTRVGALTSPLRDRFGLIQRLRFYELDELTEIVRRTGLILHTEITEEGAAEIARRSRGTPRIANRLLKRVRDYVEVKGVGTITPAIAAEALELYNVDPCGLDWTDRRLLSVMIEHFNGGPVGLDTMAAATGEDSQTIEEVYEPYLLQIGYLNRTSRGRIATTAAWKHLGYTPPESQLPLLS